The following nucleotide sequence is from Echeneis naucrates chromosome 17, fEcheNa1.1, whole genome shotgun sequence.
AGTTGTTGTGCATACTGACAGCCTTCACCCATTACAACCACCTGGCACGTCTTCACGCCATTAGCCTAAAGCATCAGTTGTGAGTGTACGGAAGCGGTAGGGCTCCCTGCGTAACTAGATCCAGCTTTGATGAGTGGAACATTAACAGCTGCACACAAGGGTGTAAGACAGGGGTCACTGAAAgaatttgtgtctgtgttgttgtgtgcccaAGTGTGTTCAAACTATTGAAAGAGAGTGCTGCAGAATTATAGGTGACATCTTAATTTGCCTTTGGCGCCAAATGCCAATTTGTAAAGCCGACGAGACCGGTGCAGGCTGCAACAGTGTCTCAGCAGCCAGGCTGAGCTTTCGGCTTGGTTTCTGGAGCCTGCTACCTCTGCTTGGAGCTCCCACGGGTATTAGCTGCtttggtgttgtgttgtctccCCTCCTGTCTATccccttctcacacacacagcctttttctctttccatctgtcCTGCAGAGCGCTCTGGGGCATTGTCAACACCAGTCACTCTGAGGCAAATTCACACGGCAAAAAGCCAGAGGGCGACAAAGGCCAGGGCTTCTTTGTGTTGAAACTATTCAAACTGACATACTGAGGTCTGGCTTTTCTGCAGCTTCATGCGGTGTTTGGATTGTGACatccccccaccaccaaccTCCGCCTTCTTCATTTAGAGTATTGATGTTGTGTTAATGTCCACCTTAGCTATAAAATAACTGTTGCATCTCTGTTACTAACCTCTCACCTCTTACTCTTCCCCTTTTCACCAGTGACATATTGTTATTTTCCCAGAAGACCAGAATTCCTGGATCTTTTATTAATCATCTGACACTATGAcagctggacacacaaacactttacTCTGCAGTTAaatgaggagacagaaagaaaaggttgGGGGCGCATACTAAAGTTGAATCTGATTAGCGAGCAAGAGAACTGGTACCATAGCGTGAAATAGACTGCTCACGAAATGATTAACTAATACCCCTGTTTGGCATTATTCTTGATCCTTTGTATGAAGCAGGAAATAGTTTTAGCTGTCTGCTCTTCAAAATAGATGAAATTGAAATCCATTTTTAATGAAGTTACAGTTGAATCTCTCACAGAGCAGTGTTGCCCCTGACAAGGATGGGGTGTTATTTTAACGTGTAAGTGGATTATGTTTACATTTAAGTCTTAGAATGTAGCATGGCTCTCAAATAGGCATCAGTgttattttgcatatttattgGACACATTAAACATTTACTACTATGTAAATGAAGACCTTGTGATGTGAGAGTCATTGTGTACTTTTTGTGAAAATCATTAACTCGCCAGCTAAATTAAGTTGCCTGTCTACTTTTCGAagtatttcatattttacagcaTTGCTATAGACACATTTCTAATTCATTTATTCTGCTCCAGAGAAGTCTGAGGTCAGGCTCAGTTTCAAAGCACCACTCCTTGATTTAGCTGGAGCTCCTTTAATCAGTAACTGTCTGAATGGCTTTTGCTCGCTATTGTGTATTACAACCAacactttccttttaaaaaaaaaaaaaaaacacctactCACACCCACATGTACTCACCTTTTCTGTATTTCCTGAACCTGTTATGTATCTTCCATTTGAAATTCCAGAACGGGCCATTGCCAGACACGAAGTACGAGAGATTGAGCAGCGGCACACACAAGATGGCCTACGGGAACGGGACTTGTCGGCATCCGTGCTTTCCGACAGTGAAGAAGACGTTGTCATCATTTACAACCGTGTGCCAAAAACAGCCAGCACCTCCTTCACCAACATCGCCTATGACCTGTGTGGGAAGAACCACTACCATGTTCTGCACATCAACACCACCAAGAACAACCCAGTCATGTCCATACAGGACCAGGTCAGCGGGACTGCCGTCACTTGTCTTTAACAAGTTTAACATTAACTGCCCAAATCTTTTGTAATGTATAGTACTCAATTAACTTCACTAAAGataatgcatgtgtgtacttAAGAGGAGTTTTCAGCCACTCTAATAttagttatttttaatttgctcaGGTGCGCTTTGTGAAGAACGTGACTGAATGGAGGGAAATGAAACCTGCTTTCTACCATGGTCATGTCTCCTTTCTGGACTTTACCAAGTAAAGAAATGTTTATTATCCATGTTCATAATGGCAACGTTTTTTTCAGTCTGCTGTAGCTTTGTGCACTTGACTCCACCTTGTGGTTGTGTAATGCCCTTTTGTTGCACAGTGTAATGTAAAATCTGGACATTGCCCCAAGCAGCGTTGCTGAAACTCAATTATGATATTACTGTGGCAATAATAGGTTTTATATTTGTTATCACTATATGTCCTTAAAATTTTTTCAATTATTATGAATTAACTTCTGATGAGTTTTCTGGCCCAGTAATCATCATTTCTTGTAGGTTTGGGGTGAAGAAGAAGCCAATCTACATAAACGTTATCCGGGACCCCATTGAAAGGCTGGTGTCCTACTACTACTTTTTACGTTTTGGGGATGACTACCGGCCTGGTCTGAGACGCAGGAAACAAGGAGACAAGAAGGTTATAATCCTCTAATAatcttcctcttttgttttttctttcaggtcTGTACTAgtgtaatgaaataaaagaagtcCAGCTCACAGCTAGTATCAACATGATTATAAGCATTCAAACCTGCTTCAGTGCTCCAAGTGCTTAtgctttgtgttcatgtttcagACCTTTGATGAATGTGTATCAGCTGGTGGCTCAGACTGCGCCCCAGAGAAGCTTTGGCTCCAGATCCCCTTTTTCTGTGGTCATTACTCTGAATGCTGGTATGTACTGAAGACATCTGATACAATTGCATATTCAGATGGGATTTTGATAATTATCAACCAGAGTCTATTAGACTCTTGTAATGATATGAATcaagcaaaaatgaaattaatccTCTTTTCGTCTAGCTTTTATATATCAATATAACTAAAATCCAGTTATAGTTTATTTCCCTGTGCCATAGAGTAAATATAAAGTATTACTCCTGGCCCTTGGGATTTTTGGATTTGTTGACAATAGGACTGATATTATCGCCTTTCCTCACCTCAGGCAGTTCAGTGCAGTAACAGTTTTGCTTCATAGTGCACCACAATAAGCTTCATAGTCCTCTTACTGTCCCTTCTGCTACACATCTTCTCAAGGTTTCTGATAGGTCTCTCAGCCTTcatctgttctctctcctcAACCTGCCCTTGACTCTACCTTATATCTTTTAACCATCTGCCTCCTGATGCAAGATACTGAGTGAAGGTCTGAGTGTCTTGGGTTTAGTTCATTCTGGCGCACTAGCACTATATTAAAGTAATGGAACGCAGCTTggaaacattaaataaatactgaagACAAGAGGTGAAGTTACTGCCAATCCTCTGATGCTTTGCCAAAAATTTACTTTATAGGCTTAAACAATCTCCTTCCTCCgttattaattaatttcttGATCACTATAACACCTGCCACTACTTTTAATTCACCCATACCTTCCTGCCTCTGTGCTTTGTCCTGTTGTAACCCTCTCTATACTCACTTCACAACTGGCGCTTCACTTGATTATTCTTCCCATTTCTGCACTTTCAGCTCTCCTCTGCTACTCTTCTAGTCCCCTTTTTCTTTGGCATTCCCTCTATCTCCCCCAGCTCTACTTTTTCCAAGTCTTGGAAGCATTTAACTTCCAGCAGAATGATTTGCACAGAACACCAAAAGCGACAACCACATGCAATGAACATGGTCTTTGTGCAGGAATGTGGGCAGCCAGTGGGCTCTGGAGCAGGCAAAATACAATCTGGTGAATGAGTACATGCTGGTTGGAGTCACAGAAGAGCTGGAGGATTTTGTCATGATGCTAGAGGCTGCACTGCCACGCTTCTTCAGAGGAGCGACAGAGCTGTACAAAACAGGTGCCATCTATGTTGAATTCGAACAAACCATTTCCTGTTGCCCTGTGTGTTCTGGTTCCCCTCACCAGTCTTGAAAGGCTCAGTCACACTGCAAAGCTGAAGTGGTATAAAGTTGCATAGAAGCCTCACTGAGCTGTTTTCATTATGCAGCCATGCCTTTCTCTGCTTTACATACACGTTAGCTATAAGTGCAGCCAGAATATGTAGTGGATGGAGAAGTGTGACCTAGATGACCGAGAACCGTCAAAGACTGATAAACAAGAAGAGTTGAATTTAGCGGTAATACCTTGGAAACTCTGTTTTCTGACATCATTTTTGACATGTTGGTTAATATATCAGTGACAGAGATACCAGTCTGATATCTGGTATGATTGATAGATAGCAACAGTCAGGGGCACCAtaagcttagcttagcacaaacaTAAACTGGCTTTACCCTTTAAGGTAACACAATCCACAGATCACGAATGAATGTGCTATGTGTGGGATTTGTTCCCCATGTAAACTAtcaaaaatgcaacaacaacTCCCAGAGTTACCACACCTGTGGAAGAAATAGACCTGTAAAACCACTACTCGCTGTTTTGACTTCTATTTTtattcagaaagaaaaagttatATAATGCATTAGTTagtgatctttaaaaaaaatcaatgattaGAATGAATGGTCCATTATTATTAAAGGTTAATTGTGAGATGTTGACTTTAGAGTTTTTTTAcaatcagtaaaaaaaacaactagtCAAGCAAAATTATATTGTTAATGTTATATTTTCAGTGATATTAAACCTATTTGATGGCATGTGTGTATATTAATGCACGAAAATGCATACTTGTGAATCTGCCAGGATGCCTTTAATCTCCCTCACTCCTCATCACAGGGAAGAAATCCCACCTGAGGAAGACCAGCGAGAAGAAGCCGCCCACTAAGGAGTCGACTGCcaaactgcagcagt
It contains:
- the hs2st1a gene encoding heparan sulfate 2-O-sulfotransferase 1 — encoded protein: MGLLRVMMPPKLQLLALLAFAVAMFFLENQIQKLEESRGKLERAIARHEVREIEQRHTQDGLRERDLSASVLSDSEEDVVIIYNRVPKTASTSFTNIAYDLCGKNHYHVLHINTTKNNPVMSIQDQVRFVKNVTEWREMKPAFYHGHVSFLDFTKFGVKKKPIYINVIRDPIERLVSYYYFLRFGDDYRPGLRRRKQGDKKTFDECVSAGGSDCAPEKLWLQIPFFCGHYSECWNVGSQWALEQAKYNLVNEYMLVGVTEELEDFVMMLEAALPRFFRGATELYKTGKKSHLRKTSEKKPPTKESTAKLQQSAIWKMENEFYEFALEQFQFVRAHAVREKDGELYLLAQNFFYEKIYPKN